The nucleotide window TAGGTATTTTTTGCAATTCCAAACACAGAGCTGCCCTTGTAGTTGCGCAGCGACTTCCAATAGTTTCGCACATCAGATGTTATGTGTGATCTTTGCTTTTCATTTAGCAGATCATTTACTGGTGTGTTGCCAAGCTTTGCATGGGAAAAGACTGGCACCATTGAATCATCATGCTCACCCAATACTAGCGCATCATGAATTTGGGCCTGGCTCACCCCAAAGTGTTTTGATAAATAATACCGGAGTCGCGCAGAATCGAGGCTGGATGCCACGCCAAGGACATTTTTTGAGCCTAATTTGCCTTCTTTTTGAACCAAATACGTCATCACATCAACTGGATTTGTCACCATCAAGACTTTTGCAGATGGTGCAAAGGTTTGGATTTTTCTGGCAATGTCTCTTATCAGCATGCTTTGATCAAGCATGATATCGCTCCTACTAGCTTGGTGTGTGCCAATGCTTGCAGTAACTATTATGACATCCGAGTTTATGATTTGTGAATAATCTCCAGTACCTTTGATTGACA belongs to Candidatus Nitrosotenuis cloacae and includes:
- a CDS encoding malate dehydrogenase, which produces MISIIGSGQVGSAVAFLCGSEGLDDIVLVNRDEKKAIGEALDISNAVPSNSTMSIKGTGDYSQIINSDVIIVTASIGTHQASRSDIMLDQSMLIRDIARKIQTFAPSAKVLMVTNPVDVMTYLVQKEGKLGSKNVLGVASSLDSARLRYYLSKHFGVSQAQIHDALVLGEHDDSMVPVFSHAKLGNTPVNDLLNEKQRSHITSDVRNYWKSLRNYKGSSVFGIAKNTYDIICAMIQNKSFDVCASVLLDGQYGLDDVCMGVPVTITKDGIVQINEVALTGEEKQQLQKSAGIIQKNIARAQEFLKSSR